The Brevibacillus brevis genome contains a region encoding:
- the ehuB gene encoding ectoine/hydroxyectoine ABC transporter substrate-binding protein EhuB: MTKTSIARWGAMAILTCVLLLGGCGSGTQEAQQVAGGNTTESGQDTLKKAKSQGFVTVGFANEKPYAYATPDGKLTGEAVEVARVILKRMGINEMNGVLTEFGSLIPGLKAKRFDIITAGMYITPKRAQEVAFANPEYSIGEALAVKKGNPLGLKSYKDIAAKPQAKVAVMSGGIETEYLEKSGVKKEQMVLVPDQPSAIAALQAGRADAITMTGPSLQAMLESAKDDQLERVMDFVQPEIEGKSVRGYGAAAFRKEDEAFVKAYNEELQKLKESGELLEILKPFGFTEQELPGDMTANELLQP; this comes from the coding sequence ATGACAAAGACTAGCATAGCGAGATGGGGGGCTATGGCGATCCTGACGTGTGTCTTGCTGTTAGGAGGATGCGGCTCGGGAACACAGGAAGCCCAGCAAGTAGCAGGCGGGAATACCACTGAATCAGGCCAGGATACGCTGAAAAAAGCCAAGAGCCAGGGGTTTGTCACGGTAGGCTTCGCCAATGAAAAGCCGTACGCCTATGCCACGCCAGATGGAAAGCTGACGGGAGAAGCGGTCGAGGTGGCGCGAGTGATCCTGAAACGGATGGGAATCAATGAGATGAATGGCGTGCTTACCGAGTTCGGCTCCCTGATTCCCGGACTGAAGGCGAAGCGATTTGACATCATCACGGCCGGTATGTACATCACTCCAAAACGGGCACAAGAGGTTGCGTTTGCAAACCCTGAATACAGCATCGGGGAGGCTCTCGCAGTGAAGAAGGGCAATCCGCTCGGTCTTAAAAGCTACAAAGACATTGCGGCTAAGCCGCAGGCAAAAGTAGCGGTGATGAGCGGCGGCATCGAAACGGAGTATCTCGAAAAATCGGGAGTGAAAAAGGAACAGATGGTGCTTGTTCCTGATCAACCTTCTGCCATAGCCGCTTTGCAGGCAGGAAGAGCGGATGCCATAACGATGACAGGTCCATCCCTGCAAGCCATGCTTGAGAGCGCCAAAGACGACCAGCTGGAGCGTGTGATGGATTTTGTCCAACCGGAAATTGAAGGGAAGAGCGTACGCGGTTATGGGGCAGCGGCCTTCCGCAAAGAGGATGAAGCGTTCGTGAAAGCCTACAATGAGGAGTTGCAAAAGCTGAAAGAATCAGGGGAACTGTTGGAAATTTTGAAGCCTTTCGGTTTTACTGAGCAGGAGCTGCCGGGTGATATGACAGCGAATGAGCTTTTGCAGCCGTAG
- a CDS encoding YczE/YyaS/YitT family protein: protein MHRKLLFHPLIVRYSVFMLGLAVMGFGIATMIEANVGVAPWDTLHIGLQKTFGLTIGMWSQIMGASIIFASYIIGKIKPTVGMFLNMIFFGLFIDLFMWLKWVPIGETVMERVVFFAAGLLIYTFGTGMYISPRLGAGPRDSFMLALHERMGWDIGKARIGIECTVTLLGFLLGGPVSVGTLVTALAIGPLIKQFIPLWERMMAKPYGKEAVNNLVE from the coding sequence ATGCACAGGAAGCTGTTGTTTCATCCACTTATCGTTCGGTATAGTGTGTTTATGCTTGGATTGGCCGTCATGGGATTTGGAATTGCCACGATGATCGAAGCCAATGTGGGTGTTGCCCCGTGGGATACCCTGCATATCGGATTGCAAAAGACATTTGGATTAACGATCGGCATGTGGTCACAAATCATGGGTGCGAGCATTATTTTCGCATCCTATATCATTGGTAAAATAAAGCCTACCGTGGGCATGTTTTTGAACATGATCTTCTTCGGGCTGTTTATCGACTTATTCATGTGGCTGAAATGGGTTCCCATCGGAGAGACAGTCATGGAGCGAGTCGTTTTTTTCGCCGCGGGTTTGCTCATCTATACTTTCGGTACAGGAATGTACATCTCGCCACGTCTAGGGGCTGGACCACGCGACAGCTTCATGTTGGCCCTACATGAACGAATGGGTTGGGACATCGGCAAAGCCAGAATCGGAATTGAATGCACAGTGACATTGTTAGGTTTTTTACTCGGTGGTCCTGTATCGGTGGGGACACTGGTGACGGCTTTGGCGATTGGACCATTAATCAAACAGTTTATCCCGTTGTGGGAACGAATGATGGCAAAACCGTATGGAAAAGAAGCCGTGAACAATCTAGTAGAATAG
- a CDS encoding D-alanyl-D-alanine carboxypeptidase family protein: MRKNKEGRNYFISFMILLCLLVAPVSTFAEAAKIPSIQSLDLELRSAVLVEPVTGQVLLSINADQAYAPASMTKMMTGYIIADKVKKGEISWSDVVTVKGNASKTIGSRVDLANGERHTVKELFAAMLVHSANDAAVALAEYASGSEQQFVALMNAEAKRLGMKQSHFINVSGLDRTDMPIPFRPQKLGENVMSAMDVATMVKSIIQDHPEMWTMALITLSSNKW; the protein is encoded by the coding sequence TTGAGAAAAAACAAAGAAGGAAGAAACTATTTTATTAGCTTCATGATTTTGCTTTGCCTTTTGGTAGCTCCTGTCTCTACTTTTGCTGAAGCTGCGAAAATACCATCTATTCAATCACTTGATCTAGAACTCAGATCAGCAGTTCTTGTTGAACCAGTAACCGGTCAGGTCTTATTGTCTATAAACGCAGACCAAGCGTATGCTCCAGCAAGTATGACAAAAATGATGACCGGATACATCATCGCGGATAAAGTCAAAAAAGGAGAAATTTCTTGGAGCGATGTTGTAACTGTCAAGGGAAATGCTTCGAAAACGATAGGTTCTCGCGTTGACCTTGCGAACGGGGAGAGGCATACGGTAAAAGAGCTATTTGCGGCAATGCTCGTCCATTCTGCAAATGACGCTGCCGTTGCCCTAGCGGAGTATGCATCGGGATCCGAGCAGCAATTCGTAGCATTGATGAACGCGGAAGCCAAGCGGCTGGGAATGAAACAATCTCATTTCATCAATGTATCTGGACTTGACCGTACAGATATGCCAATCCCATTCCGCCCCCAGAAACTGGGGGAAAACGTGATGTCCGCAATGGACGTTGCAACGATGGTAAAATCGATTATTCAGGATCACCCGGAGATGTGGACTATGGCTTTGATTACTTTGAGCTCAAACAAGTGGTAG
- the ectA gene encoding diaminobutyrate acetyltransferase, translating to MKATSRDRIVLRLPTEEDGASMWELARDSKTLDLNSSYAYLLFAKYFSDTCLIAEEEGKAVGFVMGFHPPESPDTLFVWQIGVSESKRGQGIAKAMLRTMLQRTAKSDVRFLEATVSPSNGASRALFTKIANELATECEVTECFPARLFPGRTHEPEWTYRIGPVPTIS from the coding sequence TTGAAAGCGACAAGTCGAGACCGCATCGTCCTGCGCCTGCCGACTGAGGAGGATGGAGCAAGCATGTGGGAGCTGGCAAGAGATTCAAAGACGCTTGACCTGAATTCTTCCTATGCCTACTTGTTGTTTGCCAAGTATTTTTCGGACACATGCCTTATTGCAGAGGAAGAAGGCAAAGCTGTCGGTTTTGTAATGGGCTTCCATCCGCCAGAGTCTCCGGATACTTTGTTTGTTTGGCAGATTGGGGTATCCGAGAGCAAGCGCGGTCAAGGAATTGCCAAAGCGATGCTCCGGACAATGCTTCAGCGAACAGCCAAGAGTGACGTGCGTTTTTTGGAGGCGACAGTCTCCCCTTCAAACGGCGCTTCCCGTGCGCTTTTCACGAAAATCGCCAACGAGCTTGCTACCGAATGTGAAGTAACGGAGTGCTTTCCCGCAAGATTGTTTCCGGGACGTACACACGAGCCGGAATGGACGTACCGAATCGGTCCCGTTCCCACCATTTCATAA
- a CDS encoding aspartate kinase — protein sequence MALVVQKYGGTSVACVERIRAVAQRIAQSRQSGNKVVVVLSAMGKTTDRLLTMATDIDPCPEGRELDMLVSTGEQAAAALLSIALRQQGCDAISLAGWQAGILTEAKHTDAQIVQIDPTPIEKRLKEGKVVVVAGYQGVSADGEITTLGRGGSDTSAVALAGSLGAAICEIFTDVEGVYTADPRTVPTAQKIHRISYSDMLELARSGAGVLHPRSVEEAKKKQVPLVVRSSFTEREGTYVGQSETNRSAEQVCGIAHQEDMSVLSMKRKSYLTDKVDTELAGLFHEAGIHAEVWARGKNSLDICLPTYQVKPLLSLLQDKVDGSVDFWKEELEWTKINIIGVNQSSIQELMQKAKNFPFPIRWGRQGTKGASCLVPQKFSKRAIQTLHTALGLDAKMKVIVG from the coding sequence ATGGCTCTCGTTGTACAAAAGTATGGTGGCACATCGGTTGCTTGCGTGGAACGAATTCGCGCGGTTGCGCAACGGATTGCCCAATCAAGACAAAGCGGAAACAAGGTAGTGGTAGTTTTGTCAGCGATGGGGAAAACCACGGATCGGCTGCTGACAATGGCGACAGACATCGATCCTTGCCCAGAAGGACGTGAGCTAGACATGTTGGTCAGCACTGGGGAGCAGGCAGCTGCGGCTCTCCTGTCGATTGCTCTGCGGCAACAGGGCTGCGATGCGATTTCTCTTGCCGGGTGGCAGGCCGGAATTTTGACAGAAGCCAAACACACCGATGCCCAAATCGTGCAAATTGATCCCACCCCCATTGAAAAAAGGCTGAAAGAAGGAAAAGTAGTGGTGGTAGCAGGTTACCAAGGTGTGTCGGCGGACGGGGAAATCACGACACTTGGAAGAGGCGGATCAGATACAAGTGCAGTTGCGCTAGCTGGAAGCTTAGGTGCCGCGATTTGTGAGATTTTCACCGACGTGGAAGGTGTATACACGGCTGACCCGCGAACCGTTCCCACTGCTCAAAAAATTCACCGCATCTCTTACTCGGATATGCTGGAGCTTGCCCGTTCAGGCGCTGGTGTCCTTCATCCTCGTTCTGTGGAAGAGGCGAAGAAAAAGCAAGTGCCCTTAGTCGTGCGCTCCAGCTTTACAGAGAGAGAAGGGACCTACGTAGGCCAAAGTGAGACGAATAGAAGCGCGGAGCAGGTATGCGGAATTGCTCATCAAGAAGACATGTCCGTCCTTTCGATGAAGAGAAAATCGTATCTCACTGACAAAGTGGATACCGAGCTCGCTGGACTATTTCATGAAGCGGGTATTCATGCGGAAGTATGGGCGAGGGGAAAAAACAGCCTCGACATATGCTTACCCACATACCAGGTAAAACCCTTGCTCTCTCTTCTCCAGGATAAAGTGGACGGCAGCGTGGATTTTTGGAAGGAAGAGTTGGAATGGACCAAGATCAATATTATTGGTGTGAATCAGTCGAGCATTCAAGAGCTGATGCAAAAGGCTAAAAACTTCCCTTTTCCGATTCGCTGGGGGAGACAGGGAACGAAAGGGGCTTCTTGTCTCGTACCTCAAAAATTCAGCAAGCGTGCCATTCAGACTTTGCATACGGCACTTGGGCTGGACGCAAAGATGAAGGTAATCGTTGGTTGA
- a CDS encoding zinc-binding dehydrogenase: MAVQMAKGLGTTVIGTASTEEGKALVKASGATHVLDHITEDSMEKIMSLTQERGPDVIIEFLANVNLETDLKILAPYGRVVVVGNRGSIEINPRLAMMKEADILGLALWNALPDEYEESLHAVEAFLQTGILHPEIGEVLALEDAKKAHEQIINHKAHGKIILSID; the protein is encoded by the coding sequence TTGGCTGTTCAAATGGCAAAAGGCTTAGGGACGACCGTGATCGGAACGGCGAGTACAGAAGAGGGAAAAGCTTTGGTGAAAGCTTCAGGAGCTACACACGTGCTCGATCACATCACGGAAGATTCAATGGAGAAAATCATGTCTTTGACACAAGAAAGAGGACCCGATGTAATCATCGAGTTTTTGGCAAATGTGAATTTGGAGACTGATCTAAAAATACTCGCACCTTATGGCCGTGTCGTTGTAGTTGGAAATCGGGGCAGTATTGAAATCAATCCGAGATTGGCGATGATGAAAGAAGCAGATATTTTAGGGCTAGCTCTTTGGAACGCGCTGCCTGACGAGTACGAGGAGAGTCTACATGCTGTTGAGGCGTTCCTCCAAACCGGGATTTTACATCCGGAGATCGGAGAAGTATTGGCCCTTGAGGATGCCAAAAAAGCACATGAACAAATCATCAATCATAAAGCACATGGAAAGATCATTCTCTCCATCGATTAA
- the ehuC gene encoding ectoine/hydroxyectoine ABC transporter permease subunit EhuC → MSDLLPLLAKGAGTTLQVTVLSVLVALFVAFLAGFGCLSRWSGIRIVSTVYVELFRGTSLLVQLFWLFYALPLLGIELPPLAAGVIALGLNYGAYGSEVVRSSIQAIPKGQTEAAIALNMTAWQRMKLVILPQALVMMLPAFGNLLIELLKGTSLISLITLADLTFQGMILRTTDSSRTFEIFFMILVMYFLMAYPLTLAMRWLERRFHAGRA, encoded by the coding sequence ATGAGTGATCTTCTGCCGTTATTGGCAAAAGGAGCTGGAACCACTCTCCAGGTGACAGTCTTGTCGGTGCTTGTCGCTCTGTTTGTTGCATTTCTGGCAGGGTTTGGATGTCTCAGCCGATGGAGCGGCATTCGTATTGTGAGTACGGTTTACGTAGAGTTATTTCGCGGGACCTCTCTTTTAGTGCAGTTGTTCTGGTTATTTTACGCTTTGCCGCTGTTGGGGATCGAACTACCGCCTCTGGCTGCGGGAGTCATTGCGCTGGGACTCAACTACGGCGCTTATGGATCAGAGGTTGTGCGCAGCTCCATTCAGGCGATTCCAAAAGGACAGACCGAAGCGGCGATTGCCTTGAATATGACAGCATGGCAACGAATGAAGCTGGTCATCTTGCCGCAAGCCCTCGTCATGATGCTTCCTGCATTCGGAAATCTGTTGATTGAACTTTTGAAGGGTACATCCCTGATTTCATTGATTACTCTTGCGGATTTGACGTTCCAGGGCATGATATTGCGTACAACCGACTCGTCCAGAACATTTGAAATATTCTTTATGATTTTGGTTATGTACTTTCTCATGGCGTATCCACTGACACTTGCGATGCGGTGGCTTGAAAGGCGCTTTCATGCAGGGAGGGCGTAA
- a CDS encoding DUF1292 domain-containing protein — protein sequence MEIDNRITVEDEQGNEKEYAVEALFDMNEEFYALLTSDKDRILMRVVDVEGEDQYLVGIDDPEEAASILDAYQIALEADEVIPD from the coding sequence GTGGAAATTGATAATCGGATTACAGTTGAGGATGAGCAAGGTAATGAAAAAGAATATGCTGTTGAAGCTTTATTCGATATGAACGAAGAATTCTATGCCCTTTTAACATCAGATAAGGATCGAATTCTTATGCGAGTGGTAGACGTGGAGGGGGAAGACCAATATCTGGTGGGGATTGATGATCCCGAGGAAGCAGCATCTATATTGGACGCCTATCAAATTGCATTGGAAGCAGATGAAGTAATTCCAGATTGA
- the thpD gene encoding ectoine hydroxylase, with product MKQSRPELLIEDQYPSRIHEHPALLQRVDPVVYWNEKTKEGPLTQESLQSYEKKGYISLRGFFSPEEVQELRDELTKLWQENRGSTRKEVICEPHSNEVRSIFAVHRDNLVFQHLSRHPRLVSIAQQILGSEVYIHQSRINYKHGFTGKEFYWHSDFETWHVEDGMPRMRALSCSISLEENYHYNGPLLLLPGSHQTFVSCVGQTPESHYEQSLRKQEYGVPDQQSLKKMVEQHGIDTMIGPSGSVVFFDCNTMHGSNGNITPMPRSNVFMVYNSVENRLVAPFSGQKPRPDYIATRD from the coding sequence ATGAAGCAATCAAGACCTGAACTACTGATAGAAGATCAATACCCTTCCCGCATCCATGAGCATCCCGCACTCCTGCAACGAGTAGATCCTGTCGTCTACTGGAATGAAAAGACAAAGGAAGGGCCGCTTACGCAGGAGTCGCTGCAATCGTATGAGAAAAAAGGCTACATCAGTCTGCGAGGATTTTTCTCGCCGGAGGAAGTGCAGGAATTGCGCGATGAATTGACCAAACTCTGGCAAGAAAACCGCGGGTCCACACGCAAAGAGGTTATTTGCGAGCCGCATAGCAACGAAGTCCGTTCCATTTTTGCCGTTCACCGTGATAACCTCGTGTTTCAACACTTGTCTCGTCATCCGCGCTTAGTCTCTATCGCTCAACAGATTTTGGGGAGTGAGGTTTACATCCACCAATCCCGGATCAATTACAAGCATGGTTTTACAGGGAAAGAATTTTACTGGCACTCCGACTTCGAGACCTGGCATGTCGAGGACGGGATGCCGCGCATGAGAGCACTCAGTTGCTCGATTTCACTGGAAGAAAACTATCATTACAACGGGCCGCTGCTATTGCTGCCAGGCTCGCATCAAACGTTTGTCTCATGCGTAGGTCAGACGCCAGAGTCTCATTATGAGCAATCCTTGCGCAAACAGGAGTACGGTGTCCCAGATCAGCAGAGCTTGAAGAAAATGGTAGAGCAGCACGGTATCGATACGATGATCGGTCCTTCCGGTTCAGTAGTCTTTTTTGACTGCAATACCATGCACGGCTCCAATGGAAATATAACACCTATGCCGCGAAGCAATGTATTCATGGTCTACAACAGCGTAGAAAATCGGTTGGTAGCTCCTTTTTCCGGCCAAAAACCAAGACCGGATTACATCGCCACAAGGGACTAA
- the ehuA gene encoding ectoine/hydroxyectoine ABC transporter ATP-binding protein EhuA encodes MKTGIQTEPVVRYRNVSKAYGDLQILKGIDLDIHPGEKIAVIGPSGSGKTTLARILMTLEEPTEGTVEVAGQNLWQKQVSGRLVKADEKHLHSIRGNIGMVFQHFNLFPHMTILRNVTEAPIHVLGMSKEEAKERAVTMLKKVGLDDKLAAYPSQLSGGQKQRVAIARALVMRPKVMLFDEVTSALDPELVGEVLAVIKEIAREGEMAMLLITHEMDFARDVADRVIFTDGGTIVEQGSPEQIFYNPQSPRLQAFLSRFRAG; translated from the coding sequence ATGAAAACAGGCATACAGACGGAACCAGTCGTTCGTTACCGAAATGTGAGCAAAGCCTATGGTGACCTGCAAATTTTAAAAGGGATTGACCTAGATATTCATCCTGGGGAAAAAATTGCGGTCATTGGCCCGAGCGGTTCCGGTAAAACGACGCTCGCCCGTATATTGATGACGCTGGAGGAGCCGACGGAGGGAACAGTTGAGGTGGCTGGTCAAAATTTATGGCAGAAGCAAGTAAGCGGCAGACTGGTCAAGGCGGATGAGAAGCATTTGCACAGCATCCGTGGGAATATCGGGATGGTTTTCCAGCATTTTAATCTGTTCCCGCATATGACCATCCTGCGAAATGTAACAGAGGCTCCGATCCATGTCTTGGGTATGAGCAAGGAGGAGGCAAAAGAACGGGCCGTGACGATGTTGAAAAAAGTTGGACTCGATGACAAGCTGGCTGCTTATCCTTCCCAGCTTTCTGGAGGGCAGAAGCAGCGAGTGGCAATCGCCCGTGCGCTGGTGATGCGTCCAAAGGTCATGCTGTTCGACGAAGTAACGTCCGCGCTCGATCCGGAGCTAGTGGGCGAGGTGCTTGCCGTGATCAAGGAAATCGCCAGGGAAGGTGAGATGGCGATGCTGTTGATCACCCATGAGATGGATTTTGCTCGCGATGTTGCGGATCGCGTCATTTTTACAGACGGTGGCACGATTGTCGAGCAAGGTTCTCCCGAGCAAATTTTTTACAATCCGCAAAGCCCGCGTTTGCAGGCGTTTCTGAGCCGCTTTCGTGCCGGCTGA
- the ehuD gene encoding ectoine/hydroxyectoine ABC transporter permease subunit EhuD, translated as MWSWSFTWSILPEILQAIQTTIVVTLAGFVLAMVGGLVLAFGRRSKRRVLSWSSAAFIEFVRSTPLLVQLYFLFYGLPAIGISLGPLTSGVLGLGIHYSCYLSEVYRSGIDAVPRGQWEAARALNFSIGQTWLRIILPQAIRPVVPVLGNYLIVMFKETPILSAITLVEMLATAKIIGAESFRYLEAFTVVGLLFLVLSYGSSLLIKKWEQSWNKQYMQR; from the coding sequence ATGTGGAGCTGGTCTTTTACGTGGAGTATCCTTCCTGAAATTTTGCAAGCGATCCAAACGACGATTGTGGTGACGCTGGCCGGTTTTGTCCTAGCCATGGTCGGGGGCTTGGTACTTGCCTTCGGGCGCAGGTCGAAAAGGCGAGTGCTCTCCTGGTCTTCCGCGGCATTTATCGAATTTGTCCGCAGCACGCCGCTTCTCGTGCAGCTGTACTTTCTCTTTTACGGGCTTCCGGCGATTGGCATCTCGCTTGGTCCCCTAACCTCTGGTGTTCTTGGTTTGGGTATTCATTACAGCTGCTATTTGTCAGAAGTATACCGATCCGGCATTGATGCTGTCCCCCGCGGGCAATGGGAAGCAGCACGGGCACTGAACTTTTCCATCGGGCAGACATGGCTGCGCATTATTTTACCGCAAGCGATCCGTCCAGTGGTCCCCGTGCTGGGCAACTATTTGATCGTCATGTTCAAGGAGACGCCCATCCTGTCAGCGATTACCTTAGTGGAAATGCTGGCGACAGCCAAGATCATCGGTGCCGAATCGTTCCGTTATCTGGAGGCGTTCACGGTGGTGGGACTTCTGTTTCTGGTGCTTAGCTACGGTTCCTCCCTTTTGATCAAAAAATGGGAGCAGTCTTGGAATAAACAGTACATGCAGAGGTGA
- the ectB gene encoding diaminobutyrate--2-oxoglutarate transaminase, with translation MKTIVETRSHLSVFDQMESEVRSYCRSFPVVFTKASGHTVWDRQGKEYIDFFAGAGALNYGHNNPAIKKKLMEYLQQDGITHSLDMATEAKEALLTQFHESILTPRGLSYKVMFPGPTGTNSVEAALKLARKATGREMIMSFTNGFHGMTLGSLAATGNRMKRKGAGVPLSHVMALPFDKYMGEGIDTTVYIERLLEDDGSGVPLPAAMILETVQGEGGIHVASASWLRQIERICRKHDILLIVDDVQAGCGRTGPFFSFEEADITPDIVCLSKSIGGFGLPFSLTLLKPELDVWLPGEHNGTFRGNNLSFIAAAEALEYWRDDSLSESVKQKGSIVQTHLSHLVQTYPDLSGEVRGKGLMQGIAVGVDGLAEEICTRAFQRGLIMETSGPKSEVMKVMPPLTITEEALRKGLNMLDEAVKECLSGDFRKRSEGK, from the coding sequence ATGAAAACGATTGTCGAGACGAGATCACATTTATCTGTGTTTGACCAGATGGAATCGGAAGTGAGAAGTTATTGCCGCAGCTTTCCTGTCGTCTTCACCAAGGCGAGCGGGCATACGGTCTGGGATCGTCAGGGCAAGGAGTACATCGACTTTTTTGCAGGTGCGGGTGCGCTCAATTACGGACACAACAACCCTGCGATCAAGAAAAAGCTGATGGAGTACCTGCAACAGGACGGAATCACGCACAGCCTGGATATGGCGACAGAAGCAAAGGAAGCGCTGCTCACCCAATTTCACGAGAGTATACTCACGCCAAGAGGGCTTTCCTACAAAGTGATGTTTCCAGGGCCAACCGGGACCAACTCGGTGGAAGCAGCATTGAAGCTCGCCCGCAAAGCCACCGGGAGAGAGATGATCATGAGCTTTACGAACGGCTTTCACGGAATGACCCTTGGTTCTTTGGCTGCCACAGGCAACCGGATGAAAAGAAAGGGAGCAGGTGTCCCGCTCTCCCATGTGATGGCTCTGCCTTTTGATAAGTACATGGGCGAGGGGATCGACACAACGGTTTATATTGAACGGCTGCTCGAAGACGATGGCAGCGGCGTACCTCTCCCCGCAGCTATGATCCTCGAAACCGTTCAGGGGGAGGGCGGCATCCATGTAGCGAGTGCCTCGTGGCTGAGACAGATCGAGCGTATCTGCCGCAAACACGACATCCTGTTAATCGTGGATGACGTGCAAGCGGGATGCGGACGAACGGGTCCTTTCTTCAGCTTTGAAGAGGCAGACATTACACCTGACATCGTGTGCCTGTCCAAATCGATTGGGGGATTCGGCTTGCCCTTTTCGCTTACACTCCTGAAGCCGGAGCTTGATGTGTGGCTGCCGGGCGAGCATAACGGAACCTTTCGGGGCAATAATCTCAGCTTCATCGCGGCAGCCGAAGCGCTGGAGTACTGGCGAGACGACAGCCTCAGCGAGTCAGTCAAGCAAAAGGGGAGCATCGTGCAAACGCATTTGTCACATCTGGTGCAAACGTATCCTGACCTGTCGGGAGAAGTGAGAGGGAAGGGCTTGATGCAAGGAATCGCCGTGGGTGTCGACGGGTTGGCAGAAGAAATATGCACGCGGGCATTTCAACGCGGACTGATTATGGAGACATCCGGGCCGAAAAGCGAAGTCATGAAAGTCATGCCGCCTTTGACCATCACCGAAGAGGCGCTGCGCAAAGGCTTGAACATGCTGGATGAGGCCGTGAAGGAGTGCCTATCTGGCGATTTTCGAAAAAGGAGTGAAGGAAAATGA
- a CDS encoding alcohol dehydrogenase catalytic domain-containing protein, which translates to MKAIQIVEFGGPEVLQYAEVNEPIPAPHEVRVKLYAAGVNPNETYIRTGTYSFYIPELPYTPGFDGAGVIDATQKRSIACRSQFPMKQGRLLAFQHLLPTGHYFTGRKSSQVRPF; encoded by the coding sequence ATGAAAGCTATTCAAATAGTAGAGTTTGGTGGACCCGAAGTCTTGCAGTACGCGGAAGTAAACGAACCGATCCCAGCTCCTCATGAAGTACGTGTCAAACTATATGCAGCAGGTGTAAACCCAAATGAAACGTATATTCGCACTGGGACGTACTCCTTTTATATTCCGGAGCTGCCATATACCCCTGGATTTGATGGCGCCGGTGTGATTGATGCAACGCAAAAGCGGTCCATCGCTTGCCGGAGTCAATTTCCTATGAAACAGGGGCGTCTCTTGGCATTCCAGCACTTACTGCCTACCGGGCACTATTTCACAGGGCGAAAATCAAGCCAGGTGAGACCGTTCTGA
- a CDS encoding ectoine synthase, which produces MIVKHLEEIMGTKDDIDTPTWSSRRMLLKKDGMGFSMHDTIIKAGTETFIWYKNHLEAVYCIEGEGEIEVVGGETYQIKPGMMYALSENEKHYLRARSQMRMVCVFNPPLTGREVHDEEGVYPLLEV; this is translated from the coding sequence ATGATCGTCAAGCATTTGGAAGAAATTATGGGGACCAAGGATGACATTGATACGCCAACATGGAGCAGCAGACGGATGCTTTTGAAGAAGGATGGCATGGGATTTTCCATGCATGACACGATTATCAAGGCGGGAACGGAGACCTTCATCTGGTACAAAAATCATCTGGAAGCCGTCTATTGCATAGAAGGCGAGGGAGAAATCGAGGTGGTAGGCGGCGAGACTTACCAGATCAAGCCAGGAATGATGTACGCCTTGTCGGAAAATGAAAAACACTATTTACGCGCCAGAAGCCAGATGAGGATGGTGTGCGTCTTCAATCCTCCGCTGACAGGCCGTGAAGTCCATGATGAAGAAGGCGTTTACCCTTTGCTGGAAGTGTAA